The following proteins are co-located in the Mus pahari chromosome 14, PAHARI_EIJ_v1.1, whole genome shotgun sequence genome:
- the Anxa6 gene encoding annexin A6 isoform X2 has product MAKLVQGAMYRGSVHDFPEFDANQDAEALYTAMKGFGSDKESILELITSRSNKQRQEICQSYKSLYGKDLIEDLKYELTGKFERLIVNLMRPLAYCDAKEIKDAISGIGTDEKCLIEILASRTNEQMHQLVAAYKDAYERDLESDIIGDTSGHFQKMLVVLLQGTRENDDVVSEDLVQQDVQDLYEAGELKWGTDEAQFIYILGNRSKQHLRLVFDEYLKTTGKPIETSIRGELSGDFEKLMLAVVKCIRSTPEYFAERLFKAMKGLGTRDNTLIRIMVSRSELDMLDIREIFRTKYEKSLYSMIKNDTSGEYKKALLKLCGGDDDAAGQFFPEAAQVAYQMWELSAVSRVELKGTVCAANDFNPDADAKALRKAMKGIGTDEATIIDIITHRSNAQRQQIRQTFKSHFGRDLMADLKSEISGDLARLILGLMMPPAHYDAKQLKKAMEGAGTDEKALIEILATRTNAEIRAINEAYKEDYHKSLEDALSSDTSGHFRRILISLATGNREEGGENRDQAQEDAQEIADTPSGDKTSLETRFMTVLCTRSYPHLRRVFQEFIKKTNYDIEHVIKKEMSGDVKDAFVAIVQSVKNKPLFFADKLYKSMKGAGTDEKTLTRVMVSRSEIDLLNIRREFIEKYDKSLHQAIEGDTSGDFMKALLSLCGGED; this is encoded by the exons GCAGTGACAAGGAGTCCATACTGGAGCTGATCACCTCCCGCAGCaacaagcagaggcaggagatttgcCAGAGTTACAAGTCCCTGTATGGCAAG GACCTCATCGAAGACTTGAAGTACGAGCTGACTGGGAAGTTCGAGCGGCTGATAGTGAACCTGATGAGGCCACTTGCCTATTGTGACGCCAAAGAGATTAAAGATGCCATCTCG GGCATTGGCACAGATGAGAAGTGCCTCATTGAAATTTTGGCTTCCCGGACCAATGAGCAGATGCACCAGCTGGTGGCCGCATACAAAGACG CCTATGAGCGAGACCTGGAGTCTGACATCATTGGAGACACTTCTGGCCACTTCCAGAAGATGCTGGTGGTACTGCTCCAG GGTACCCGGGAGAATGACGATGTGGTGAGCGAGGACTTGGTCCAGCAGGATGTCCAG GACCTGTATGAGGCAGGGGAACTGAAATGGGGAACAGATGAGGCCCAGTTCATCTACATCTTGGGAAACCGTAGCAAACAGCACCTACGACTGG TGTTTGATGAGTATCTGAAGACCACAGGGAAGCCCATCGAAACCAGTATCAGAGGGGAGCTGTCTGGAGACTTTGAGAAGCTGATGTTGGCCGTGG TGAAGTGCATCCGAAGTACCCCAGAGTATTTTGCTGAAAGGCTGTTCAAAGCCATGAAG GGCCTGGGCACCCGAGACAACACTCTGATCCGCATCATGGTCTCCAGGAGCGAGCTGGACATGCTTGACATTCGAGAGATCTTCCGGACCAAGTATGAGAAGTCACTCTATAGTATGATCAAG aATGACACCTCTGGTGAATACAAGAAGGCTCTGCTGAAGCTGTGTGGAGGAGATGATGA TGCCGCTGGCCAGTTCTTCCCGGAGGCAGCACAGGTGGCCTATCAGATGTGGGAACTTAGTGCAGTGTCCCGAGTCGAG CTGAAGGGTACTGTGTGTGCGGCCAATGATTTCAACCCTGACGCTGATGCCAAGGCCCTTCGGAAAGCCATGAAGGGAATTG GAACTGATGAGGCCACCATCATCGACATCATCACCCACCGGAGCAACGCCCAGCGGCAACAGATCCGGCAGACCTTCAAATCTCACTTTGGCCGG GATTTAATGGCTGACCTGAAATCGGAGATCTCGGGAGACCTGGCAAGGCTAATTCTGGGGCTCATGATGCCACCTGCCCATTACGATGCTAAGCAGCTGAAGAAAGCTATGGAG GGAGCTGGCACAGATGAAAAGGCTCTTATAGAAATCCTGGCTACCCGGACCAATGCTGAAATCCGGGCCATCAACGAGGCCTACAAGGAAG atTACCACAAGTCCCTGGAGGATGCCCTGAGCTCAGACACGTCTGGCCACTTCAGAAGGATCCTCATTTCTCTGGCCACA GGGAAtcgagaggaaggaggagaaaaccGGGACCAGGCCCAGGAAGATGCCCAG GAGATAGCAGACACCCCCAGCGGAGACAAAACTTCCTTGGAGACGCGCTTCATGACCGTCCTGTGCACCCGTAGCTATCCCCACCTACGCAGAG TCTTCCAGGAGTTCATCAAGAAGACCAACTATGACATAGAGCACGTCATCAAGAAGGAGATGTCTGGGGACGTCAAGGACGCATTTGTGGCCATTG TTCAGAGTGTCAAGAACAAGCCTCTCTTCTTTGCTGACAAACTGTACAAGTCCATGAAG GGTGCTGGCACAGATGAGAAGACCCTCACCAGGGTGATGGTGTCTCGGAGTGAGATAGATCTGCTCAACATCCGGAGGGAATTCATTGAGAAATATGACAAGTCTCTACACCAAGCCATTGAG GGTGACACCTCTGGAGACTTCATGAAGGCTCTGCTATCTCTCTGTGGCGGAGAGGACTAA
- the Anxa6 gene encoding annexin A6 isoform X1: MAKLVQGAMYRGSVHDFPEFDANQDAEALYTAMKGFGSDKESILELITSRSNKQRQEICQSYKSLYGKDLIEDLKYELTGKFERLIVNLMRPLAYCDAKEIKDAISGIGTDEKCLIEILASRTNEQMHQLVAAYKDAYERDLESDIIGDTSGHFQKMLVVLLQGTRENDDVVSEDLVQQDVQDLYEAGELKWGTDEAQFIYILGNRSKQHLRLVFDEYLKTTGKPIETSIRGELSGDFEKLMLAVVKCIRSTPEYFAERLFKAMKGLGTRDNTLIRIMVSRSELDMLDIREIFRTKYEKSLYSMIKNDTSGEYKKALLKLCGGDDDAAGQFFPEAAQVAYQMWELSAVSRVELKGTVCAANDFNPDADAKALRKAMKGIGTDEATIIDIITHRSNAQRQQIRQTFKSHFGRDLMADLKSEISGDLARLILGLMMPPAHYDAKQLKKAMEGAGTDEKALIEILATRTNAEIRAINEAYKEDYHKSLEDALSSDTSGHFRRILISLATGNREEGGENRDQAQEDAQVAAEILEIADTPSGDKTSLETRFMTVLCTRSYPHLRRVFQEFIKKTNYDIEHVIKKEMSGDVKDAFVAIVQSVKNKPLFFADKLYKSMKGAGTDEKTLTRVMVSRSEIDLLNIRREFIEKYDKSLHQAIEGDTSGDFMKALLSLCGGED, encoded by the exons GCAGTGACAAGGAGTCCATACTGGAGCTGATCACCTCCCGCAGCaacaagcagaggcaggagatttgcCAGAGTTACAAGTCCCTGTATGGCAAG GACCTCATCGAAGACTTGAAGTACGAGCTGACTGGGAAGTTCGAGCGGCTGATAGTGAACCTGATGAGGCCACTTGCCTATTGTGACGCCAAAGAGATTAAAGATGCCATCTCG GGCATTGGCACAGATGAGAAGTGCCTCATTGAAATTTTGGCTTCCCGGACCAATGAGCAGATGCACCAGCTGGTGGCCGCATACAAAGACG CCTATGAGCGAGACCTGGAGTCTGACATCATTGGAGACACTTCTGGCCACTTCCAGAAGATGCTGGTGGTACTGCTCCAG GGTACCCGGGAGAATGACGATGTGGTGAGCGAGGACTTGGTCCAGCAGGATGTCCAG GACCTGTATGAGGCAGGGGAACTGAAATGGGGAACAGATGAGGCCCAGTTCATCTACATCTTGGGAAACCGTAGCAAACAGCACCTACGACTGG TGTTTGATGAGTATCTGAAGACCACAGGGAAGCCCATCGAAACCAGTATCAGAGGGGAGCTGTCTGGAGACTTTGAGAAGCTGATGTTGGCCGTGG TGAAGTGCATCCGAAGTACCCCAGAGTATTTTGCTGAAAGGCTGTTCAAAGCCATGAAG GGCCTGGGCACCCGAGACAACACTCTGATCCGCATCATGGTCTCCAGGAGCGAGCTGGACATGCTTGACATTCGAGAGATCTTCCGGACCAAGTATGAGAAGTCACTCTATAGTATGATCAAG aATGACACCTCTGGTGAATACAAGAAGGCTCTGCTGAAGCTGTGTGGAGGAGATGATGA TGCCGCTGGCCAGTTCTTCCCGGAGGCAGCACAGGTGGCCTATCAGATGTGGGAACTTAGTGCAGTGTCCCGAGTCGAG CTGAAGGGTACTGTGTGTGCGGCCAATGATTTCAACCCTGACGCTGATGCCAAGGCCCTTCGGAAAGCCATGAAGGGAATTG GAACTGATGAGGCCACCATCATCGACATCATCACCCACCGGAGCAACGCCCAGCGGCAACAGATCCGGCAGACCTTCAAATCTCACTTTGGCCGG GATTTAATGGCTGACCTGAAATCGGAGATCTCGGGAGACCTGGCAAGGCTAATTCTGGGGCTCATGATGCCACCTGCCCATTACGATGCTAAGCAGCTGAAGAAAGCTATGGAG GGAGCTGGCACAGATGAAAAGGCTCTTATAGAAATCCTGGCTACCCGGACCAATGCTGAAATCCGGGCCATCAACGAGGCCTACAAGGAAG atTACCACAAGTCCCTGGAGGATGCCCTGAGCTCAGACACGTCTGGCCACTTCAGAAGGATCCTCATTTCTCTGGCCACA GGGAAtcgagaggaaggaggagaaaaccGGGACCAGGCCCAGGAAGATGCCCAG GTGGCCGCTGAAATCTTG GAGATAGCAGACACCCCCAGCGGAGACAAAACTTCCTTGGAGACGCGCTTCATGACCGTCCTGTGCACCCGTAGCTATCCCCACCTACGCAGAG TCTTCCAGGAGTTCATCAAGAAGACCAACTATGACATAGAGCACGTCATCAAGAAGGAGATGTCTGGGGACGTCAAGGACGCATTTGTGGCCATTG TTCAGAGTGTCAAGAACAAGCCTCTCTTCTTTGCTGACAAACTGTACAAGTCCATGAAG GGTGCTGGCACAGATGAGAAGACCCTCACCAGGGTGATGGTGTCTCGGAGTGAGATAGATCTGCTCAACATCCGGAGGGAATTCATTGAGAAATATGACAAGTCTCTACACCAAGCCATTGAG GGTGACACCTCTGGAGACTTCATGAAGGCTCTGCTATCTCTCTGTGGCGGAGAGGACTAA